ACTTCGTGCGCAATTGCAGCCAGTTCCAGAGCCGTAAGCGAGGTCAGCTCTGCTGGTTTCAGAACAACGGTACATCCCGCAGCAAGCGCAGGCGCTACCTTCCACGCCGCCATCAACAGCGGAAAATTCCAAGGTATGATCGCACCTGCGACGCCCAGGGGTTCACGAATTGCTTTGCAGCTGAACCGCGCATCAGAGAGTTCAACCACCTCTTCCGGATTGTTATCGAGTTGCTCTGCCAACCTTGCATAAAAATCGAAGCAGCCTGCGGCGTCGGCGACATCCCAGTCGGCTTCCGGGAATGGCTTTCCATTGTCCAGTACCTCGAGACGCGCGATTTCGGTCTGGCGAGCGCGAATGCCTTCAGCGATAGACCTGAGATACTTTGCCCGTTGTGCTCCGCTCAACTTCGGCCAACCGTCCTGGTCGAATGCTCGGCGAGCCGCTTTGACGGCGATATCTACATCCTCCGCGCAGGCGCTGGCAATCGTTTGGATCACCTCCTCGGTCGCGGGATTGATCACATCCGAGCTTCCACCCTTGACCGGCTTCACCCACTGTCCATCAATATAGAGTTCGCTCGGCACCTTCGCTCCCTTTCCCTATCGCCTGCGCCCGTTCCCAAAGTGGTCGACGAAGCTTTCATGTCCAAAGACGGTGTCGCACCGTGATCGGGTCGGCCTGGACCGGTGGCCGATCTGTAGTTCAAGCCAAGGTGGCTGCGACCGGTGCCGTAGAAAGCGTTTCGCCGTTGGAGGTCCAGCACCTCCCTAGCGCGACCAAAGTCCCGCGCAGGATCGAAGTCTGCCATCATCACCGCAACGCCGGCGCCGATGCCGCCGCTACCAGTTCAGAATCGGCTCCATCGCCGCGCGGAAAGCGGTCTTTTCCTCGGCCGTCAGCTCGCCCAGCGGCGCGCGACACTTGCCGACCGGCGTGCCCTGAAGCTCGCAACCGTACTTGATCTTCTGCACGAACTTGCCGCTTTCGAGGATGTTCATGGCGCGATAAAGCACCATCATCATGTCACGCGCCTTCTCGAGATTGCCGGCGCGGAAGGTGCGGTCGAGATCGCAGCAGGCCTTGGCCATGCAATTGGCCGGGCCACAGATCCAGCTATCGGCGCCCCAGAACATAAAGTCGAGCGCGATGTCATCCGATCCTGAGACAAGGTCGATACGGCCCTTGTAACGGGCGTGAATGTCGACGGCACGCTGCAGAATGCCTGAGCTTTCCTTGATGCCAATTACCCGCGGATCGTCAGCCAGCGCATCCATCAGGTCAAATGAAATTTCGATGCCGTCCTTGGGCGGATAATTGTAGAGGATGAGGCTGACTTCCGTCGCATCGAGCACGGCACGGTAGTGCGCCAACAATTCTTCCTGGGTGGGCCGCGTGTAGAACGGCGTGGCGAGCAGAACCGTGTCGTAACCGATTTCCTTTGCGCGCGCTGTGTTCTCGATCACCTCGCGCGTGGCAGGCGCATTGGTGCCGGCAATAAGAATTTCATCGTCATTGGCGAAGCCCTTGACGAACTTCAGCACTTCGTCCCGTTCTTCATTCGACATCGAGAAATATTCGCCAGTCGATCCCATCGGCACCCAGCCGGTTACGCCTGCAGCGCGCAAGGCGGTCATGTGCTTTTCGAGAGCCTTGAAGTCGATTTTGTTGTTCTCGTCGAACGGCGTCACGAGCGCTGGCATTACACCTGAAAGTTTCATCTTTGTCTCCCTGAGCTGGGTCCGCGGCCGCCGATCGAGATGATCCTGCAGTCAAATTAGCTTCGATTTCTGCCGTCTGCGTGTCGACATGATCTTGTCGTCTCCATGTCGACAATTGTCAAGAGCGAATAGGGGTCTTGCTGGAAGGGCCATCTCGCCGCAAACTCCCTGATCGTAACTGTGCTGATGGTTTAGTAGTCACCGTATGGCAGGTACGAACGACGCTCCACCTCCGGAAATCGCTCACCGGTACGAACGAACTTAGTGTGTTCCCGAATGGCGTCGGGATAGTGCTCCCATTCCCGCAACTTGCCCTTCTGCATCGCCCGGTTCACAAATTGCCGGATGCGCTGACTTTGCATGACGTCGTCGCGTAGACGCGAAAGGTCCCATGTTTGTTGGACCCTTTCCATCAGCGCCGCGACGTTGTCCCTCCATGCAGGGTCTTCCGCCAGGTTCCGCGTCTCGCCTGCATCAAGGCCAAGGTCAAAGAATTGGGTAGGATAGGCTTCGGAGACGACGATCTTGCTTGTCCCCTGCCGAAGCATGACGCGCGGAGCCTTCGTGCCGCCGTCGATGTGCTCGGCCATCACGATACGGTCCGGCTGGTCCTTGCCTAGCAACGACAGCAGGCTATCGCCCTCGTGTTCTGTGACGATGGCATCGGTCGAACCGGTCGCGATTTCCACAAGAGTCGGCATAATGTCGATCAGCGAGACGGGTGCCGTAATCCTCGCAAGTGCCGCCGCACCCGGTTGGTAGACGATCAACGGCACGCGGATTGCCGGATCGAAGAGGTTCTTCTTGAACCAAAGCCCCCGCTCACCGATCATGTCACCGTGATCCGACGTGAAAATGATCACGGTGTCGTTGGCGATGCCAGAATCCGCCAGTGTCCGGCGCAATTCGCCGAGCTTCTGATCGACGTAGCTGATCATGCCGTAATAGCCCCGGCGCGCCCGCCGATAGATCTCATCCGTCACCTCGAACTTATCGAGGCTGTAGTGGAAGTGTAGCGACCGGCTGTGGGGATCCATGTCCTCAAGCGCGATCGTCGGCGTGCGCGGCGGGTCGATGCACTCGTCAGAATAGAGATCCCAGTATTCCCGCGTGATCACATACGGATCGTGCGGCTGGGTGAACGAGACGGTCATAAACAGCGGCCGTCCATCGCCATAGCGTCGCCAGTCGAAAATGTGCTGCGTGGCGCGCCTAGCCACCTCGTCATCGTAGTCGATCTGCTGGGAACGCGCGAGCGGGGCGGCATCGGCAATCGTCTCCACGCTCGAAACTCCGAATGGCACTTTGCTCTTGCCGGTTGCCTCCTCGTCCTGCAACTCGTCATAGATCTTCGGCGGCACCCAGCTGAAATCCGCTGGATAAATTTCCGTCGTCAAGCGGTCCTCGTAGCCGTGATGCTGATCGGGCCCAACAAAATGCATCTTGCCTGAGATGCAGGTGTA
The genomic region above belongs to Mesorhizobium sp. B4-1-4 and contains:
- the betC gene encoding choline-sulfatase, with the translated sequence MSHKQPNILLVMCDQLTAIALSVYGNAVCKTPNIDRLAAEGSVFENAYCNYPLCAPSRFALMSGRLPSRIGAYDNAAEFPAAVPTIAHYLRDAGYYTCISGKMHFVGPDQHHGYEDRLTTEIYPADFSWVPPKIYDELQDEEATGKSKVPFGVSSVETIADAAPLARSQQIDYDDEVARRATQHIFDWRRYGDGRPLFMTVSFTQPHDPYVITREYWDLYSDECIDPPRTPTIALEDMDPHSRSLHFHYSLDKFEVTDEIYRRARRGYYGMISYVDQKLGELRRTLADSGIANDTVIIFTSDHGDMIGERGLWFKKNLFDPAIRVPLIVYQPGAAALARITAPVSLIDIMPTLVEIATGSTDAIVTEHEGDSLLSLLGKDQPDRIVMAEHIDGGTKAPRVMLRQGTSKIVVSEAYPTQFFDLGLDAGETRNLAEDPAWRDNVAALMERVQQTWDLSRLRDDVMQSQRIRQFVNRAMQKGKLREWEHYPDAIREHTKFVRTGERFPEVERRSYLPYGDY
- the dapA gene encoding 4-hydroxy-tetrahydrodipicolinate synthase — translated: MKLSGVMPALVTPFDENNKIDFKALEKHMTALRAAGVTGWVPMGSTGEYFSMSNEERDEVLKFVKGFANDDEILIAGTNAPATREVIENTARAKEIGYDTVLLATPFYTRPTQEELLAHYRAVLDATEVSLILYNYPPKDGIEISFDLMDALADDPRVIGIKESSGILQRAVDIHARYKGRIDLVSGSDDIALDFMFWGADSWICGPANCMAKACCDLDRTFRAGNLEKARDMMMVLYRAMNILESGKFVQKIKYGCELQGTPVGKCRAPLGELTAEEKTAFRAAMEPILNW